In Corylus avellana chromosome ca2, CavTom2PMs-1.0, the following proteins share a genomic window:
- the LOC132169252 gene encoding protein neprosin-like, producing the protein MASRVDIVVIFLCFILVCNNLVEANGGLSTQEVLEFKKQFINIKKFAIKSIQIGDGDIYDCIDFYKQPGFNHPFWKNTTFEMKQKLFVEGMRNKDLGFKGVGCPYGTVPIRRVNEDDLIRATILSKIHPSNIDDEPGHHYAILRTKAYPERKLDGIESYISLLNPTGIIGSQYRAFQLTISNGLDSIKTGFTVNPLLFKDNKTRLFTHVTIGGRTQCFNQDCPGYVQVSSEIPLGWTFLNTDGKNYSEKLRISKEMSGEPNSTKFLWTLYITEQNSIIGFWPPTLFEKLSEFGNQANWGGEVYSPLDQPSPPMGTGILPQTWSWNTDYSALSWWIACAYENTKFNFVSPIDTELYASDPQTYNVVDAGYEDDVWKRLILYDGPGGIKGT; encoded by the exons ATGGCTTCAAGGGTGGATATTGTAGTTATCTTCCTCTGCTTTATCCTTGTCTGCAACAATTTGGTTGAAGCAAACGGGGGATTATCTACTCAGGAAGTGTTGGAATTCAAGAAgcaatttataaatattaaaaagtttgcaattaAAAGCATTCAA ATCGGAGATGGAGATATATACGACTGCATTGATTTCTACAAACAACCTGGCTTCAATCACCCTTTCTGGAAGAATACTACATTTGAG ATGAAACAAAAATTGTTTGTAGAAGGAATGAGAAACAAAGATCTTGGGTTTAAAGGGGTAGGTTGTCCTTATGGAACAGTTCCGATTAGAAGAGTCAATGAAGATGACTTGATAAGAGCCACAATACTTTCAAAGATACATCCATCAAATATAGATGATGAACCTGGACATCAT TATGCAATACTTCGAACAAAAGCTTATCCAGAAAGAAAGCTTGATGGAATTGAATCGTATATTTCCTTATTGAACCCAACAGGAATCATTGGATCCCAGTATAGGGCATTCCAATTGACAATTTCAAACGGTCTTGACAGCATAAAGACAGGTTTCACG GTAAATCCTTTATTGTTCAAAGACAACAAAACTCGGCTATTTACTCATGTCACG ATTGGTGGAAGAACACAATGTTTCAATCAAGATTGTCCTGGATATGTACAAGTCAGTTCTGAAATACCTCTAGGCTGGACCTTCCTTAATACAGATGGAAAAAACTATTCCGAAAAATTGCGAATTAGTAAG GAAATGAGTGGCGAACCAAATTCTACAAAATTTCTCTGGACATTGTACATCACTGAACAGAATTCTATAATTGGATTTTGGCCCCCAACACTATTTGAAAAATTAAGTGAGTTCGGCAATCAAGCCAACTGGGGTGGAGAAGTTTATAGCCCATTGGACCAACCTAGTCCCCCAATGGGTACTGGTATTCTTCCACAGACGTGGTCCTGGAACACAGATTATTCAGCTCTTAGCTGGTGGATTGCATGTGCATATGAgaatacaaaatttaattttgtcaGTCCAATTGATACAGAGTTGTATGCATCTGATCCACAGACATACAATGTCGTAGATGCTGGATATGAGGATGACGTTTGGAAACGTCTTATTTTATATGATGGTCCTGGTGGAATCAAAGGAACTTGA
- the LOC132169253 gene encoding protein neprosin-like: MASRVDIIVIFLCFILVCNNLVEANWGLSTKEVLEFKKQLINIKKFAIKSIQIGDGDIYDCIDFYKQPGFNHPFWKNTTFEMKQKLFVEGMRNKDIGRGFKGVGCPYGTVPIRRVNEDDLIRATILSKIHPSNIDDEPGHHYAILRTKAYPERKLDGIESYISLLNPTEIIGSQYRAFQLTISNGLDSIKTGFTVNPLLFKDNQTRLFTHVTIDGRTQCFNQDCPGYVQISSEIPLGWTFVNPDGKNYSEKLRISKEISGEPNSTEFLWTLYITEQNSIVGFWPPTLFGKLSEYANQADWGGEVYSPLDQPSPPMGTGILPHTETWNTVYSAHSWWIACAYENAKFNFVSPIDTELYASDPQTYNIVDAGYYDENWKRLIVYDGPGGIEGAYYPSYLPTYHLWFRCCRVDPVAVIFKRFPVFKFVPGGESGFGATECRICLTDFADGEHLRILPCGHMYHGKCLKQLVASGSMTCPDCRHNFGNNSA; this comes from the exons ATGGCTTCAAGGGTGGATATTATAGTTATCTTCCTCTGCTTTATCCTTGTCTGCAACAATTTGGTTGAAGCAAACTGGGGATTATCTACGAAGGAAGTGTTGGAATTCAAGAAGCaacttataaatattaaaaagttcGCAATTAAAAGCATTCAA ATCGGAGATGGAGATATATACGATTGCATTGATTTCTACAAACAACCTGGCTTCAATCACCCTTTCTGGAAGAATACTACTTTTGAG ATGAAACAAAAATTGTTTGTAGAAGGAATGAGAAACAAAGATATTGGCCGCGGGTTTAAAGGCGTAGGTTGTCCTTATGGAACAGTTCCGATTAGAAGAGTCAATGAAGATGACTTGATAAGAGCCACAATACTTTCAAAGATACATCCATCAAATATAGATGATGAACCTGGACATCAT TATGCAATACTTCGAACAAAAGCTTATCCCGAAAGAAAGCTTGATGGAATTGAATCGTATATTTCCTTATTGAACCCAACAGAAATCATTGGATCCCAGTATAGGGCATTCCAATTGACAATTTCAAACGGTCTTGACAGCATAAAGACAGGTTTCACG gTAAATCCTTTATTGTTCAAAGACAACCAGACTCGGCTCTTTACTCATGTCACG ATTGATGGAAGAACACAATGTTTTAATCAAGATTGTCCCGGATATGTACAAATCAGTTCTGAGATACCTCTAGGTTGGACCTTTGTTAATCCAGATGGAAAAAACTATTCTGAAAAATTGCGAATCAGTAAG GAAATAAGTGGCGAACCAAATTCAACAGAATTTCTTTGGACATTGTATATCACTGAGCAGAATTCTATAGTTGGATTTTGGCCCCCAACACTATTTGGAAAATTAAGCGAGTATGCCAATCAAGCTGACTGGGGAGGAGAAGTTTATAGTCCATTGGACCAGCCTAGTCCCCCAATGGGCACTGGTATTCTTCCACATACAGAGACTTGGAACACAGTTTATTCAGCTCATAGCTGGTGGATTGCATGTGCATATGAGAatgcaaaatttaattttgtcaGTCCAATTGATACTGAGTTGTATGCATCTGATCCACAGACATACAATATTGTAGATGCTGGATATTATGATGAAAATTGGAAACGTTTGATTGTATATGATGGTCCTGGTGGAATCGAAGGAGC GTATTATCCCAGTTATTTGCCTACTTACCATCTTTGGTTCCGCTGCTGCCGCGTGGATCCAGTGGCTGTTATTTTCAAGAGGTTCCCTGTTTTCAAGTTTGTTCCTGGTGGGGAATCCGGGTTTGGAGCCACCGAGTGCAGAATCTGCCTGACGGACTTTGCCGATGGGGAGCATCTCCGGATTCTGCCGTGTGGCCACATGTACCACGGGAAATGTCTTAAACAGTTGGTCGCTTCAGGGAGCATGACTTGTCCAGATTGCCGCCATAATTTTGGCAATAATAGTGCATAG
- the LOC132169254 gene encoding uncharacterized mitochondrial protein AtMg00310-like, protein MTYMTRSRNTPTEEKKAILEIAAIPVSQRFDTYLGLPALVGKSRTKEFKTIIDRIEKRQKDWKLRFLSQAGKEILLKAVVQAIPTYSMSVFLLPKALCSNINSMMQKFWWGHKSNESRIHWMSWERLGDNKEKGGMGFREFSCFNKALLAKQYWRLWKTPDSLVAKIMKAKYFPKKEVLDANIGSKPSYAWRSIWSS, encoded by the exons ATGACTTACATGACGAGAAG TCGAAATACACCAACTGAAGAGAAGAAAGCCATTCTTGAGATCGCTGCAATCCCGGTGTCTCAAAGATTTGATACCTATTTGGGACTCCCGGCTTTGGTGGGGAAGTCACGAACTAAGGAGTTCAAGACGATTATTGACCGGATTGAAAAACGACAGAAAGATTGGAAGCTGAGATTTTTATCGCAGGCGGGGAAGGAAATTCTTTTGAAGGCAGTGGTGCAAGCTATACCGACATATAGCATGAGTGTTTTCTTGCTTCCGAAAGCATTATGTTCCaatataaattcaatgatgcagaaattttggtgggggcataaaagCAATGAGTCCCGCAttcactggatgagttgggaacgATTAGGAGACAATAAAGAGAAGGGAGGAATGggatttagagagttctcttgTTTTAACAAGGCTCTTTTGGCTAAGCAATATTGGCGTCTCTGGAAAACACCGGACAGCTTGGTTGCAAAAATAATGAAGGCGAAATATTTTCCCAAAAAGGAGGTTTTGGATGCGAATATTGGTTCAAAACCTTCGTAtgcatggaggagtatttggagtTCGTAG
- the LOC132169255 gene encoding protein neprosin-like, whose translation MAFRQILDEILTEIGDGDIYDYTDFYKQPGFNHPFWKNTIFEMKQKLFVKGMRTRDIGFKGVGCPYGTVPIRRVNKDELVRAKILSKMHPSNIDDEPRHHYAILRTKAYPERKLDGIESYISLLNPTGIIGPQYRAFQLTISNGLDSIKTGITIDGRTQCFSQDCPGYVQISFEIPLGWTFVNPDGKNYSEKLRIRKEISGEPNSTEFLWTLYITERNSIIGFWPPTLFGKLSEYANQADWGGEVYSPLDQPSPPMGTGILPHTESWNTVYSAHSWWIACAYENEKFHFVSPIDTELYASDPQTYNIVDAGYHDENWKRFVVYDGPGKIKGA comes from the exons ATCGGAGATGGAGATATATACGACTATACTGATTTCTACAAACAACCCGGCTTCAATCACCCTTTTTGGAAGAATACTATATTTGAG ATGAAACAAAAATTGTTTGTAAAAGGAATGAGAACCAGAGACATTGGGTTTAAAGGCGTAGGGTGTCCTTATGGAACAGTTCCAATTAGAAGAGTCAATAAAGATGAATTGGTAAGAGCCAAAATACTTTCAAAGATGCATCCATCAAATATAGATGATGAACCTCGACATCAT TATGCCATACTTCGAACAAAAGCTTATCCCGAAAGAAAGCTTGATGGAATCGAATCGTACATTTCCTTATTGAACCCAACAGGAATCATTGGACCCCAGTATAGGGCATTCCAGTTGACAATTTCAAACGGTCTTGACAGCATAAAAACAGGTATCACG ATTGATGGAAGAACACAATGTTTTAGTCAAGATTGTCCCGGATATGTACAAATCAGTTTTGAGATACCTCTAGGTTGGACCTTCGTTAATCCAGATGGAAAAAACTATTCCGAAAAATTGCGAATCCGTAAG GAAATAAGTGGCGAACCAAATTCAACAGAATTTCTTTGGACATTGTACATCACTGAGCGGAATTCTATAATTGGATTTTGGCCCCCAACACTATTTGGAAAATTAAGCGAGTATGCCAATCAAGCTGACTGGGGAGGAGAAGTTTATAGTCCATTGGACCAGCCTAGTCCCCCAATGGGCACTGGTATTCTTCCACATACAGAGTCTTGGAACACAGTTTATTCAGCTCATAGCTGGTGGATTGCATGTGCATAtgagaatgaaaaatttcattttgttagcCCAATTGATACTGAGTTGTATGCATCTGATCCACAGACATACAATATTGTAGATGCTGGATATCATGATGAAAATTGGAAACGTTTTGTTGTATATGATGGTCCTGGTAAAATCAAAGGAGCTTGA